In Nostoc sp. CENA543, a single genomic region encodes these proteins:
- a CDS encoding AraC family transcriptional regulator, whose amino-acid sequence MLDIPQEKLESLFRRHLDGEPTCRLAKEVGVSDNTLARRFRKYFGYSKHGNNFLSDIVNEYLTDPAFKRHHASIKSWYDQHTHLIVREGQLATRPAYTEKALKAACISENRKLIVSTKNAKPNPYSTREEFDANLLYQYTRLGRSSL is encoded by the coding sequence ATGCTTGATATACCACAGGAGAAGCTTGAATCTCTCTTCAGGCGACACCTAGACGGCGAACCTACCTGCCGACTAGCTAAGGAAGTAGGCGTTAGTGATAACACCCTGGCGCGTCGCTTTCGTAAATACTTCGGCTACAGCAAACACGGTAATAACTTCCTCTCTGACATTGTTAATGAATACTTGACTGACCCTGCTTTTAAGAGGCATCACGCCAGCATCAAGAGCTGGTATGACCAACACACCCACTTAATCGTTAGAGAGGGTCAGCTAGCTACTAGACCAGCCTATACAGAGAAAGCACTTAAGGCGGCGTGCATCTCAGAAAACCGGAAGTTAATTGTTAGTACCAAAAATGCAAAACCAAACCCATACAGCACTAGGGAAGAGTTCGATGCTAACTTGCTATATCAATACACGAGACTTGGTAGAAGTTCTCTCTGA
- a CDS encoding CopG family transcriptional regulator has product MKNVTVPLSDELLAALRDKAEARGRTLNEQLRIALRFYVASQFVEQPMKRGRHHA; this is encoded by the coding sequence ATGAAAAATGTGACGGTGCCGTTAAGTGATGAGTTATTAGCAGCCTTGAGGGATAAGGCGGAGGCACGAGGACGTACTTTGAATGAACAACTCCGAATAGCCTTGAGATTCTATGTAGCCAGCCAGTTCGTAGAACAACCCATGAAGAGAGGTAGACATCATGCCTAG
- a CDS encoding AP2/ERF family transcription factor, whose product MAKYFKKHPTFIGVRYDFRLKLWEAYLPDSSPLKSYGLFEYELQAVLTYDNYARHLKLPVNFEYEVFPLPTPVRRRSEDEMFEERPKSQYRGVYYSHGGWATYYYNPQGKQLYLGTYDTEECAARAVDRAAIRYEGRNTKNLNFTYGDAVLYPPEPRKRTNAAPYGKYIYLKQDLNLYQVSVYGKYLGIYKLLEDAITVRDAYCRERGIPTTY is encoded by the coding sequence ATGGCTAAGTATTTTAAGAAACATCCGACCTTTATTGGTGTACGCTACGACTTCCGCCTTAAACTCTGGGAAGCGTACCTACCAGATTCTTCACCCTTGAAGAGCTATGGTTTGTTTGAGTATGAACTTCAAGCTGTCCTCACCTATGACAACTATGCCCGCCACCTTAAACTCCCTGTTAACTTCGAGTATGAAGTATTTCCCTTACCTACTCCTGTTCGCAGACGCTCAGAAGATGAAATGTTTGAAGAGCGCCCTAAGAGCCAGTACCGTGGTGTCTACTACAGTCACGGCGGCTGGGCTACTTACTATTACAACCCTCAAGGTAAACAGTTATATCTAGGAACTTACGACACTGAAGAATGTGCCGCTAGAGCTGTAGACCGCGCCGCTATTCGCTATGAGGGTCGCAATACTAAAAACCTAAACTTTACTTATGGTGATGCTGTTCTATACCCTCCTGAGCCTAGAAAACGTACCAACGCCGCCCCGTATGGAAAATACATATACCTGAAGCAAGACCTGAACTTATATCAGGTATCTGTTTATGGAAAGTATCTCGGTATATATAAACTGCTAGAGGACGCTATTACTGTCCGAGATGCTTACTGTAGGGAGCGCGGTATACCTACTACCTACTAA
- a CDS encoding LuxR C-terminal-related transcriptional regulator, whose translation MGLLEGRTIRLTKREAQILELLAEPYNREWICQHLQISRRTLENHIYMQRLTSF comes from the coding sequence ATGGGTTTATTAGAGGGACGTACAATCAGACTAACTAAGCGGGAGGCTCAGATCCTAGAGCTACTAGCTGAGCCTTACAACAGGGAGTGGATATGCCAGCACCTACAGATAAGTCGGAGGACGCTGGAGAATCATATATATATGCAGCGGCTGACAAGTTTTTAA